The Nocardia sp. BMG51109 nucleotide sequence TGAGCAGCGGGCGCAGTGCGTCCGCCGCGATTTTCGCCGTCGCCGTCGGCAGACCCGGTCGAACGCCCACGGACAGCTGCAGCGGCTGCGCGGCGGGGAGGTCGGGGCGCGGAACGAGCCCCTCCGGCGTCTGCCCGAGCGTGGCGAGCAGTGCTACTCCCACGCCTGTCGCGACCGCCGCGTGCACGCCGCCCAGCTGCGGCGCCTCGGCGCGGATCGATGCTGGGAGAGCGGCCCCGGACAGGGTTTCCAGCGCGCGGCTGCGCAGTGCGCAGGGACTGTCGAAGGCGACGATCGGCACGGGATCCGGCCGGGGCGGTGGCTGCCAGCCGGGAGCGGAGTACCAGGTCAGCTCGAGGTCTCCGACGTGGATTGCGCTGGGATCGTCGCTGTTGAGCAGTAATGCGAGGTCGATCCGGCGGCTTGCGAGGCCGTCACGGAGGGCGGCGCCGCGGTCGATCCGGAACCGGACCGAGCGTCGTGGGGCCGCACCCTCGAGCGCGGTCGCGAGGGCCGGCAAGAGCTGCGCGGCGGCGTGCTCGGTCGACCCGATCGTGAGGGTGCCCGCGGTCTCCGCGCCGAAGCTGCGCAGCGCTCGGTCGTGCAGGTCGAGGATCCGCCGAGCCACGGCGAGGAGTTCGTCGCCGTCGGTCGTGAATTGCGAGCCGCGGCCGTGGCGCTGCACCAGCTGCCGGCCGACCGCATCCTCCAGTCGGCGCACATGCTGGCTGACCGCCCCTTGGCTCAAATGCAGATGTGTCGCCGCTCGCTGGAAGCCGCCGCAATCCGCGATGGCGACGAAGCTCCGTAACGGAGCAATGTCGAGGTTCTTTTGCATGATGCTCAATTATGCACTCACATTACGAATCATGATGGTTCTCATCACGGATGCTCGTTGGATAGGTCGTTCGAATTCCCGTAATTTCGATGACGCGGAAAACAATGGGAGTGAGCGGCGTGCGAAGCAGACGGCAGATTCATCTGGGTGCCGTTCCCTATGGAACGGGCGGTCCGGGCAGTCACACTCTCTGGCTGGATCCGGACATCCCCGGCGACGCGAGCGTGAACATCGACTGGTTCACCGATGTCGCGCGGCTGGCGGAGAGCGGCCTGTTCGACCTGGTGTTCATCGTCGACAGCCAGTTCATCACGCCGTACTCGCCGCCGCACTACCTCAACCGTCTGGAACCGTTGACACTCCTGAGTGCGCTGGCGGTGCAGACCGGCCGGATCGGCCTGGTCGGCACGGCGACGACGAGCTTCAACAGTCCGTTCAACCTGACGCGCAGGTTCGGGTCACTCGACCTCATATCGCGTGGTCGCGCGGGGTGGAACGTCGTCACGACCGGTGATGCGGGTACCGCCCGCAACTACGGGCTCGACGAGCACTACGACTACGACACGCGGTACGGACGAGCGCAAGAGTTCGTCGAACTCGCTCGGGCACTGTGGGATTCGTACGAGGACGACGCCTTCGTGCGGGACCGGGAAACCGGGCGATTCCTGAACCGTGGCAAACAGCATCGGCTGGACCACGACGGCGCCTTCTTCCGGGTGCAGGGTCCGCTCAACCTGGTCCGCTCGCAGCAGGGGCACCCCGTGATCTTTCAGGCGGGCGACTCCGACCAGGGGCGAGACCTCGGTGCTCGCGTCGGCGAGGGCATCTTCACCCACGCCGCCGACATCCCCGCCGCCCAGGCGTTCTACAACGACATCAAGGACAGGGCGACACGGCAATTCGGCCGCGATCCCGACCATGTGCTGATCCTGCCCGGCGTACAGATCGTGCTAGGTGACACCGACGCGGAGGCGCGGGAGATCGAGGCCGCGAACCACGCGGCCGACCACACGTTCACCGCGGCGCTCGAGGAGTTCGGGCGGCCCTTCGGATGGCACGACTTCACCGGCTACGACCTCGACGCACCGTTCCCCGCCGAAGCGCTGGCATACGGTGAGCGCTCCTTCTATACCCAGGCCAAGGCGATCACCGAGCGCGCCCAGCGCAACGGATGGACGCTGCGGCAGGCCGTGGAGGCCACGCGCGAGCGGCGTAAGAGCGAGTTCGTCGGCTCCCCGGTGACGGTCGCGGACAAGCTCGTCGAATGGTGGCAGGCGCGCGCGTGCGACGGCTTCAACATCGCCGTCGACCACCCCGCCAACTTCCGCCGGATCGTCGAGGAAGTCGTCCCGATCCTGCAGGAGCGCGGTGTGTTCCGCACCGAGTACACCTCGGAGACCCTGCGCGGCCACCTCGGCCTGCCGATCCCGCCGAACCGATACAGCGCGGTCGTCTGACCGGGCCGGATACCCGTTGCGAGAAGGAACCAGCCCGCCCATGTCTCTCAGCGTTCAGCGGACCGACCGCTCCGCGCCTGCCACCGTCAGCCGCCGGGCGATGCTCCGGCTCGGCCTCGGTGCCGGTGCGCTCTTCGCCCTCGCGGCCTGCAGTGATGCCGGGGCCGGTTCCGTCGGCGGCGGCGGTCCGGGCACCGTCTCGTGGGCCTGGCAACTGCCGACCACCTGGGACCCGGTGACATCCTCCGCCGGCTCCGACGTCACGATGCTCGCACTCGCCTACGACGCCCTGACCGCGCTCGACGGCGACGGCAACGCGGTCGGCTGGCTCGCCGAGAGGTGGGCCTACAACCACGACGGCACCCAGGTCACGTTCACGCTCCGCCCGGGGCTGAGGTTCTCCGACGGGTCGCCACTGGATGCCGCGGCGGTGGCCAAGTCCATCGAACGTGGGCGCTCCGCGCCCGGCTCCCTCATCGCCCCGCAGATCGCCGACCTGAAAAAGGTTGCCGCACAGGGAGACCGGGATGTCGTGATCGACCTGACCGGGACCAACTACCAGTACCCGCTGCTGCTCGCCGGGAAGACGGGCATGGTGGTCAACCCCGCGGTGTTCGAGAAGGACGCGCATGCCCTCGCGACCCGGCCTGCCGGGTCGGGGCCGTTCACGCTCAGCTCGTACGTCGACAACGACCACGCGGAACTGCGGAAGAACGAGCATTTCCACCTCGCGGACCAGATCGGGATCACTCGGTTCCTGCTCTACCCGGCCGCCGACCCGGCGACCGTCGTCGCATCGGTGGCGTCGGGTCAGTACGACGTGGCGAAGATTCCGGCCTCGGGCATCAAGGCGGCCCAGGCGAGTGGTCTCGAGGTGCAGGTGCTCGACTCGATGTATGTCGCCGTGCTCGACGTCAACACGTCGAAGCCGCCGTTCGACAACCCCGCGGTCGTGGAGGCGCTGAAGTACGGCATCGACCGCGAGGCGATCAAGAAGATCGCCAACTTCGGCATCGGCGACGTCGACTACCAGCCCTTCCCGCAGGGTTACGTCGGCTACAACGCGGCGTTGGCGCAGGCGTTCGCCTACGACCCCGCCAGGGCGCGCAAGATCCTCGCGGATGCCGGGCTGTCCGGGGGTGTGCGCTCCACGTTGTCGGCGCCGGCCCCGATCTCGGCCGCGGTGGAGCAGCTCCAGGCCCAGCTCGCGGAGATCGGGATCGAACTCACCATCGACCCTGTGCCGCAGTCACAGTGGACCCAGATCGTCTACCTCAACCGCGCCAAACCACTCGCCTATGACGGCTTCGCGGGCCGGGAGTCGCCGGTGCAGGCGTTCCAGGTCCTGTTCAGCTCCACCGGGCTGATGAATCCGGCACGCGCCGGCGATCCGGAGCTGGTCGCGCAGTTGGCGAAAGTCGCCGCGACCCCGACCGATGCTCCGTCGTACCCTGCTGCCCTGCAGGAGGCGACGCGGCTCGCGGTCACCCGATTCCCCAACACCTTTCTGTACGAGGTTCCGAGCATTCTCGTCCGGCGCAAGTCGCTCGCGGCGCTGAAGCAACATCCGAGTCTGCTCCGCTGGGAAGGCGTGTCCGCATGACGGCGGTGACGGCGGCGCCCCCCGATCCGGTCGCACCCGGTCGCACCTCCTTCGGCCTGCTGGCGGCCCCGGTCCGCAGGTGTGCCCGGTTGCTCCTCACCTCGGCCACCGTGCTCGTCCTCGCATCGATGATCACGTTCGCGCTGGGGGCGCTCAGCAAGAACAACCCCGCCGCCGTGGTGCTCGGCGAGACCGCGACGCCGGGCGACATCGCGCGGCTCAACCACGAGTTCGGGCTCGACAGGCCGCTCGTGGTGCGCTATCTCGCCTGGGTCTGGGACGCCCTGCACGGCGACCTCGGGCGGTCGTGGTTCACCACGGTCCCCGTCTCCCGGTCGGTTCAGCTCGCGTTTCCGGTGGATCTGTCGATCGCGCTGTACGCGCTGCTGCTTGCGCTCGTCCTCGGCTTCGGTGCCGGTATCGTCGCCGCCGCGAGACCCG carries:
- a CDS encoding ABC transporter substrate-binding protein, with translation MSLSVQRTDRSAPATVSRRAMLRLGLGAGALFALAACSDAGAGSVGGGGPGTVSWAWQLPTTWDPVTSSAGSDVTMLALAYDALTALDGDGNAVGWLAERWAYNHDGTQVTFTLRPGLRFSDGSPLDAAAVAKSIERGRSAPGSLIAPQIADLKKVAAQGDRDVVIDLTGTNYQYPLLLAGKTGMVVNPAVFEKDAHALATRPAGSGPFTLSSYVDNDHAELRKNEHFHLADQIGITRFLLYPAADPATVVASVASGQYDVAKIPASGIKAAQASGLEVQVLDSMYVAVLDVNTSKPPFDNPAVVEALKYGIDREAIKKIANFGIGDVDYQPFPQGYVGYNAALAQAFAYDPARARKILADAGLSGGVRSTLSAPAPISAAVEQLQAQLAEIGIELTIDPVPQSQWTQIVYLNRAKPLAYDGFAGRESPVQAFQVLFSSTGLMNPARAGDPELVAQLAKVAATPTDAPSYPAALQEATRLAVTRFPNTFLYEVPSILVRRKSLAALKQHPSLLRWEGVSA
- a CDS encoding LysR family transcriptional regulator; the encoded protein is MQKNLDIAPLRSFVAIADCGGFQRAATHLHLSQGAVSQHVRRLEDAVGRQLVQRHGRGSQFTTDGDELLAVARRILDLHDRALRSFGAETAGTLTIGSTEHAAAQLLPALATALEGAAPRRSVRFRIDRGAALRDGLASRRIDLALLLNSDDPSAIHVGDLELTWYSAPGWQPPPRPDPVPIVAFDSPCALRSRALETLSGAALPASIRAEAPQLGGVHAAVATGVGVALLATLGQTPEGLVPRPDLPAAQPLQLSVGVRPGLPTATAKIAADALRPLLTSPAAGRWSVKSGAPATDEITMI
- a CDS encoding LLM class flavin-dependent oxidoreductase, which encodes MRSRRQIHLGAVPYGTGGPGSHTLWLDPDIPGDASVNIDWFTDVARLAESGLFDLVFIVDSQFITPYSPPHYLNRLEPLTLLSALAVQTGRIGLVGTATTSFNSPFNLTRRFGSLDLISRGRAGWNVVTTGDAGTARNYGLDEHYDYDTRYGRAQEFVELARALWDSYEDDAFVRDRETGRFLNRGKQHRLDHDGAFFRVQGPLNLVRSQQGHPVIFQAGDSDQGRDLGARVGEGIFTHAADIPAAQAFYNDIKDRATRQFGRDPDHVLILPGVQIVLGDTDAEAREIEAANHAADHTFTAALEEFGRPFGWHDFTGYDLDAPFPAEALAYGERSFYTQAKAITERAQRNGWTLRQAVEATRERRKSEFVGSPVTVADKLVEWWQARACDGFNIAVDHPANFRRIVEEVVPILQERGVFRTEYTSETLRGHLGLPIPPNRYSAVV